One window of the Candidatus Phycorickettsia trachydisci genome contains the following:
- a CDS encoding methyltransferase domain-containing protein translates to MRLIFDKIKVKLDRDKAANFAGNNFLREHAAKIILNWLEMFEIKSGKILELGAFTGHLSRHLEGFDLTVSDISEEALKINPCKNQIIGDEEDLEFDGYDVILSSLNLHWINFVQDFLAKVYKALKPSGRFIANFIGEDSLKSLRSELTKLEIQTNSLSMPHVSPFITKQDITSLMQMAGFKDIITDSGLLEVTYPKILSAMKDLKKMGESNKIISSMGQGLALKVYKELLKDNAKFTTEFTIITVHGKKV, encoded by the coding sequence GTGCGTCTAATTTTCGATAAAATCAAAGTAAAACTTGATAGAGATAAAGCTGCTAATTTTGCCGGTAATAATTTTCTAAGAGAGCATGCTGCGAAAATAATTCTCAATTGGCTAGAAATGTTTGAAATAAAATCGGGCAAAATTTTGGAATTAGGTGCTTTTACCGGTCATTTAAGCAGGCACTTAGAGGGTTTTGATCTAACAGTTAGTGACATATCAGAAGAAGCGCTTAAAATTAACCCTTGTAAAAATCAAATAATTGGGGATGAGGAAGATTTAGAATTTGATGGTTATGATGTCATTTTATCTTCACTGAACCTGCACTGGATAAATTTTGTACAAGATTTTTTGGCTAAAGTGTATAAGGCTTTAAAGCCAAGTGGAAGATTTATCGCAAATTTTATAGGCGAGGACTCCTTAAAATCTCTGCGCAGCGAGCTAACCAAATTAGAGATACAAACAAATAGTTTATCAATGCCTCATGTTTCTCCTTTTATTACTAAGCAAGACATAACTAGTTTAATGCAAATGGCTGGTTTTAAGGATATAATTACTGACTCTGGACTTTTGGAGGTCACTTACCCTAAGATTTTGAGCGCAATGAAAGACTTGAAAAAAATGGGTGAGTCAAATAAGATTATATCATCTATGGGTCAAGGTTTAGCGCTCAAAGTATATAAAGAGTTATTAAAGGATAACGCGAAATTTACTACGGAATTTACAATCATAACAGTTCACGGAAAGAAGGTATGA
- the tyrS gene encoding tyrosine--tRNA ligase produces the protein MKGFIEECIDRGYLYQATNLDKLKQLSKKKKIVAYVGYDCTAASLHVGSLLSIMLLRLLQKHGHKVIVLIGDATTTIGDPTGKTQARKILTSEEIDANIKGIHKSLSKFLKFGTGPSDALMVRNSSWLKDISYLDFLREYGRHISVNKMVNIETAKLRLENQQHLSFLEFNYMLIQGFDFCHLSKHCGCNLQIGGSDQWGNIIMGVEMAHKALDQELLGLTIPLLTTASGAKMGKTADGAIWLNEEMLSPYDYYQYWRNVHDDDVVKFANLYAEFDKGDMEDFVQLASNDINAAKKALAFKSTSICHGEEAATDAQNTASLVFEQNAIEANLPSFEIEGSVIAEGVPISKLLSLSGLAASNSEGKRLVRNNGVKINNQRVIDENLIVDTSYFNDNILKLSSSSKKHILVRIK, from the coding sequence ATGAAAGGTTTTATAGAGGAATGCATAGATAGAGGATACCTTTATCAAGCAACTAACTTAGACAAGCTGAAGCAGCTAAGTAAAAAGAAGAAAATTGTAGCTTATGTTGGTTATGATTGTACGGCTGCGTCTTTACATGTAGGAAGCCTATTATCTATTATGCTTCTTCGTCTTTTGCAAAAACATGGTCATAAGGTTATTGTATTGATAGGAGATGCTACAACTACTATTGGTGACCCAACGGGCAAAACTCAGGCAAGAAAGATTTTAACTTCAGAGGAAATAGATGCTAATATCAAAGGCATTCACAAATCTTTATCTAAGTTCCTCAAGTTTGGAACGGGTCCTAGTGATGCCTTAATGGTTCGTAACAGCAGTTGGCTAAAAGATATTTCCTACTTAGATTTTTTACGTGAATATGGACGCCATATTTCGGTAAACAAGATGGTAAACATTGAGACTGCAAAGTTACGTTTAGAAAATCAACAGCATTTAAGTTTTTTAGAGTTTAACTACATGCTTATCCAAGGGTTTGATTTTTGTCATTTAAGTAAACATTGTGGTTGCAATTTGCAAATAGGAGGAAGTGATCAATGGGGCAATATCATCATGGGTGTTGAGATGGCTCACAAAGCCTTAGATCAAGAACTGTTGGGATTAACTATACCTCTTTTAACAACGGCAAGTGGAGCAAAAATGGGCAAAACGGCTGATGGTGCTATATGGTTAAATGAAGAGATGTTATCACCTTATGATTATTACCAATACTGGCGCAACGTTCATGATGATGATGTAGTTAAGTTTGCTAATTTATACGCTGAATTTGATAAAGGAGATATGGAAGATTTTGTCCAGCTTGCATCAAACGATATAAACGCAGCTAAAAAGGCTTTAGCATTTAAGTCAACAAGCATTTGTCACGGGGAAGAAGCTGCAACAGATGCGCAAAATACAGCTTCTTTGGTCTTTGAGCAAAATGCTATAGAAGCTAATTTACCGAGTTTTGAAATTGAAGGCAGTGTGATAGCTGAAGGGGTACCTATTAGTAAATTATTGAGTTTATCAGGCTTGGCGGCCTCTAATTCTGAAGGTAAGCGTTTAGTTCGAAATAATGGTGTTAAGATTAATAATCAAAGAGTTATAGATGAAAACTTAATAGTTGATACCTCTTATTTTAATGATAATATTCTCAAGCTCTCATCAAGTAGCAAAAAGCATATTTTAGTGAGAATTAAGTAA